One window of Phoenix dactylifera cultivar Barhee BC4 chromosome 5, palm_55x_up_171113_PBpolish2nd_filt_p, whole genome shotgun sequence genomic DNA carries:
- the LOC108511134 gene encoding aminopeptidase M1-like, whose translation MASCPDPNIVLKTLNFLLSSEVRDRDVIYALAGISSEGSETAWSWLKVNWEHISDRWGHHILLTHFIRDIVTEFFADEKAHEIEEFFLSRTKPSIAGTMKQSIEQVRINAKWRSNIESEQNLEELIMKLAQKTSGTGE comes from the exons ATGGCATCTTGTCCAGATCCTAATATTGTTCTCAAAACTCTGAATTTTCTGCTGTCCTCTGAG GTTCGTGATCGAGATGTAATTTATGCACTTGCTGGAATAAGTTCTGAGGGCAGTGAAACAGCATGGAGTTGGCTGAAA GTGAATTGGGAGCATATATCAGACAGATGGGGACATCACATTCTACTAACTCATTTCATCCGTGACATTGTTACTGAG TTCTTTGCTGATGAGAAAGCCCATGAAATTGAAGAATTTTTCCTAAGCCGCACAAAGCCTTCGATTGCTGGGACTATGAAGCAGAGCATAGAGCAAGTTCGAATCAATGCAAAGTGGAGATCGAATATAGAAAGCGAGCAAAACCTTGAAGAATTAATTATGAAATTAGCTCAAAAGACCAGTGGCACAGGTGAATGA
- the LOC103699838 gene encoding aminopeptidase M1-D-like, translating to MASPAVLPFKGKTRLPKSAVPRRYDLALKPDLAACVFSGAVDVHLDVVEATRCFVLNALDLEIDSGSVSFRTADPHPRELRPKQVVLEEEDEILVLVFDENLPLGRGVLGIRFSGVLNDYMRGFYISKEIGLGSLFWRESPEYIDAW from the exons ATGGCATCGCCGGCGGTCCTCCCCTTCAAGGGCAAGACCCGCCTCCCCAAGTCCGCCGTCCCGAGACGCTACGACCTGGCCCTCAAGCCCGACCTCGCCGCCTGCGTCTTCTCCGGCGCCGTCGACGTCCACCTCGACGTCGTTGAGGCCACCCGGTGCTTCGTCCTCAACGCCCTCGACCTCGAAATCGACTCCGGTTCCGTCTCCTTCCGGACCGCCGATCCTCACCCTAGG GAGCTACGGCCCAAGCAGGTCGTCctcgaggaggaggatgagattCTGGTGCTCGTCTTCGATGAGAACCTCCCTCTTGGGAGGGGAGTTCTTGGAATTAGGTTCTCCGGCGTTCTCAATGACTACATGCGGGGCTTCTATATATCGAAG GAAATTGGGCTGGGATCATTGTTCTGGAGAGAGTCACCTGAGTACATTGATGCATGGTGA